The window GCGGTTGTCGAGAACCAGCGTGCCGTCGTCGCCGATGGCGTTGCGCAAGATTTCGATGCCGTTGCTGCGGGCGCCTTGAATCGTGTTCTGCGATACCATCAGGCCTTGCGCGTCGAACGAAACGATGGCTGTGCTGAAAATGTTGCTCAGCGTATTGCCGGATATGGCGCCCGCGACATTCTCCAGCCAGATGCCGTTATTGCCGCTGTTGAGGACGGTGCAATCGCTGATGCGCAGGTCGTGCGCCTGCAGGCAGTGGATCAGCCCGCGCCGCGTCGGCAGCTTGATGTTGCCGCCGTCCAGCGTCAGACCGCTGAGGCCGATGTGATCGGCGCCTTCGCTTGATAGTAGTGACGCGCCGCCGCTGAAGATCAATGTGGTGGCGCCGCGCACGCCGATCAGCTGCGTACCGCTGGAGAGCCTCAGCAGGCTGGTGCGGTAGATGCCGGGCGGCAGCGCCAGCGGCATTTGCGCCCGCGCGGCGTCGTCGATCGCGCGCTGCAGCGCGCGGGTCTGGTCGTCCGGACTGTTCGGCCGCACGCCATATTGCGTGACGTCGCGCCCGAGCGTCGAGGTCAGCGGCGCTGCGCGCGCGGCGTCGCTTGCGACCGCGACCGTGCCGGCTGCGAGGCCGGCAGCGGAGACGTTGAGCAGATGGCGGCGATTGACGTCCATGGTCGCGCTCTCCGGCGGATATTCGCGTACAGGCGTAACGCAAGATGGCGCGCGTGGCGCGAACAGGCGAGGGTGGGCGCGTGCGATTGTCGGGGTAGGGTTAATAGCTGTCGGTGCGCGATGCCACGCGCTCGGCGCCCTCATGCCACCAGGCGATACGAAAGCATCGCCGAGGATGCTGCGCCACGCGCTGGCCACGTGCCCCGAATGCGCGCTTCGCGCGACCCGCGGCTTTGCCCACCCTACGAAGCTCGTCATTCCGGGGCGTGAGCAGCGTCAGCTGCGAGCGAGCCCGGAATCCATATTCTCGATGGTGGTTATGGATTCCGGGCCCGCGCTTCCGTCGGCTATCGCCGACGAAGGCGCGTCCCGGAATGACAGACGAGAGGCTGTGTCGTGGTGCGAATCCCGGATGGCAACTTCGCTGCGTCCGGGCACGCCGCGACGCTATGCGCTGCTCTTACCGCCCCTTCAGCGATAGCTGAAAGTCCTGCTCGGCCTGCGCATCGCGCTCGTTCTTTTCCGGGCATTCGCCGGGCTCGGGTTGGCAGGGGCGGATTTCGTAGTCGTTGTCGAGCACGCGGCGCGGCGCGGGTTTGGCGTCCTTGGCTTCGACGTCCGTGACGAGACCGCTGTCGGCGGCGAGTTTCCAGACGTCGGCTTCGGTGGGGTAGGTCTTGCTCAGCTTGGCATCGTCGCAGAACAGCGCGTAGGGCATCGGATCGCTCCGGTAAAAAATGACAACGTTTGAGGCGGCGCCGGGTTCAGCCCGACGTATTCCCAGAAACTTGAATGAGGCGCGGCCGTGCCGCGTGGAAATCAGCTCACCATCTTGTGAGGCGTGAACAGGCGGCCCTTTTCCACCACCAGCACGACGGCCAGCGCCGCCAGCGTGCAGAGGAAGAAGCCGGTGGCAAACGGCAGCAGCGTGCCGTCGTAATCCTGGCCAATGGTGTAGCCGATGCCGATGCCCAGCAGTGTGGTAAGCGTGCCGTACAGCGACGACGCGGTGCCGGCGATATGGCCCTGCGGCTCCATCGCCAGCGCGGTGAAATTGGCGAACACCAGGCCGAAGGCGAACATCATCAGCGCCGACAGCGCCATGAACAGTGGCAGCGGCAGCATGTCGGTCTTCGCCGCGAGCAGCATCAGGCCGCCGACGGCGACGTAACCGACCAGTGCGCCATGCGAGATGACGCGCATGCCGAGTGTGCCTACGAAGCGCGAATTGAGGAATCCGGCGATGGCGACGCCGATCGCGATGGCGGCGAAGGCCAGCGGGAAATAATGCCCGAGGTGA is drawn from Nitrobacteraceae bacterium AZCC 2146 and contains these coding sequences:
- a CDS encoding hypothetical protein (product_source=Hypo-rule applied), whose protein sequence is MPYALFCDDAKLSKTYPTEADVWKLAADSGLVTDVEAKDAKPAPRRVLDNDYEIRPCQPEPGECPEKNERDAQAEQDFQLSLKGR